TCTCCTTGAGCCATTTTCTTCATATCTGATCTTCTTCCCCACCTCCCAATATTCTTTGCCCTTCTTACCGGACTTTTCTTTAAAAGAAGCTTTTCTCTTCTTTCCCGATGATTGCCCACTGTCACCTGCAGCAGAATCATGTCCCCGTGGCAGgggatcatcttcatcattgaaTTGCCAATTGCCCAGTAACTCCTGTGGATCATGTTCTAGCTGAACTGGCTCCCCTGCTCCAGGAAGCAAGCTATTGAAAGTTACCATTCCAGGCCCTCCTTTGCGTTCCACCAACGCCGAATCAGGCCTAATTATAGTACCGAGAATGCTCCTGTTTGGCCCTAGGCCCATAATGACCTTAGGGTTTGTCAATGTAGTGTAAGCCATTGAAAAAGCTGATCTAATCTGcaacatatataaaaaatgaCGTGAGGGAGGAAATGATGGGAGGTGGAGTAAGTAAAAGAGAGATCAGTAAATTATAAGATTTGGATTCGCAAGTGTTGCAAGCTAACTGTCTAACTGCTTGACGCCAATGAAAATGCACTAGTGCAAGTGTGCAACCACAAACATATGGCACTCGGGCACCTCAGACATGTATTAACTATTAACTGACATGTTTGCTCCAGAACCTTTGGTGTAACTGCATGCGCACATGCACAGACAAAAGATCTGTTCGACAGGTACTACTGAACAACAATAGCTTAACCCGCAGCTGGTCATCAATCAAATCGACACTTTACTTCATTAAACTTTATAAAATGTATATTAAGGTACCCAGCGGAAAACTGGAGGGTGAGAGATCATAAATCATTCAACCAACCTGAAAATAGTTGAAGGAGTTCTTCCCGACATCATTCTCCGGTGCCTatataacaaaacataaaaaatggtCAATTATATATCTGAAGAAAGAAGCAAGGATCATCATCCCTATTGATTTAAGTTCTTTCTGATCCCTGACACTGTGCTGCAACAGGGCCCAGAGATGTGAAAGACTGTAATTTACTAAAACAGCAGGTTCACATaaaattcattattttttacCATGTCATTCAACTTCCTTGCAAGCAAATAGTTCACTAGGGTAGGGATTAAACCAATTATTCAGAGGCCCGCTTGGGAATGTCAAACTAGCAttacttatatatatactaaCTGGAAACAGAAAAAACCAGGCAGCACTTCAAAGAAAGGAGATAGCATAATTAGTTAAGTTCTTTGATTTTTCCAGTCTCCTACAAAATAACCATTCAGAATGAAATCACGAACAGACCTGGGGATCCTCAATGGCAAGAAGAAAAGGTCGTCCATTGGATAAGAACCTAAGAGAGGACCAATCAATTGCATCAGTCAGCTATAACCTTGAtcaaaagaaataatcaaattGTACattaaaaagagagagagagagagagagagagagagagagaagaatccGAGAGAAAAATATCATCACTTTCTCAAGAAGGTTGTTTATTTTATACCCTTTTACACTCTTTTTGAAAAAGGTGCCTGCCCCATTGCACGATACACCAACATCTGAAGTGTTCAATTTGCGTCCATAAAAATCAAAGAAGTTTACCTATTTCAGAAACAAACAGATAAACGAAAACATAAGCAACAAACTCACTGACTTTTCATATCCCTTAGACAAATCTATACTGTGATATGAGGTTAAGAACTAGAACAATAAAGTGAATTCTATGGTCCACCAAATTCTGGTTACAGTTTACTACAAACCCTGGTTGCTGGAATAAAGTGCAAGTTATTTGACTTGTGATTTTAAGCAATAATAAAGGTCCAAAGTTTTCTTCTACTTGATCTAGAAAAACTTACCAAAAGAACTCCCAAGTTTTGTTCCGGAGGTCGACATTCCCTGAGGCTCTGTAgcataaattaatatataaatcAGGGATAAAAAATTTACTAATCATGAGGAAGTTGATCTATTTATCTGAATTTCACAATTACAGAAGTTGTTGGTCGCTTATCTATCATCCAAACAAAAGATCATATTTTGTGTagcactatttcattcaaatttcaataatttcTCTTTGGATCTCATTTGCGATCTTAGGTTGATTGATTGTCTTCCACTGCAATACTCAATGAAGCAGCATGTTTACAGATCCAAACAAGAGCCATGCGTTACAGATATATACATGGCAAGAAAGAATCACATCAAATCTTAAAATGCATATTTAAGAATCACTCACATGCAACATTGCCATGATCATTGTAAGGAGAGCGTAGGAACCTAATCCACCAGAGTATACCTGCATGTGTTATCAGAATCTTGAAATAGCTCACTGGAAAAAGAATGATGACTTAATCTCTTAGACTGGAAAGTCATACCTCATTTAGCTCTCTCTGTTGTAAAAAGACTttcaaaatcaaacacaaaGGCCGCAAAGGAGGCCACTTAGATACTGCATCCTGAAAAGGGACCACAGGATAGTGTCAAAGGAGACTGGAGATAGTTAAGGTCTCTTGCTTTATATGTAACCTATATACTATAACTGATTCCTCACATagcttttctgtttttcttttactAGGTGAAAGATATTGTTTGATATTCTCTGACTTTGCAATGTTTAACTtagcaaattaataaaaattttaattgcACAGCTTATCAAGTTATCATTTACTACTGCTTGTCACTCTTCTGTAATCTTCTTTCACTACAAACATTCTATAAACTATTGTTCAAAATACCATAACTACACATGAAACCATATTAAACTGTGATCAAAGCACAAAGTTGCAAACGACAAGGTTAACATTGTTCAAAGGCACATAGCCAGGCTTTGATCTATATTAAAGAAACTACAATATTCTTTCAAATACATAGTAGATGACACGATATGCAACAAACCTGAATAAATTCAGCAGCTTTTGGTCCACCTTCTATGTCAAAACTGTGAAGGAAGATATAAAATTATCAATGTACTTATTTGAACATGTCAATTGAGCTGAAACTATCACAGGCACTGCTTATCAATACATTGTAGTATTATTAACCCAAACTATATCGCCAAAGATAGAAGAGTAAACCTTATGTCGAATGCAATGCCACTTGTTTTCTCTACAAACTTAATAATGGGTACACGTGCCTTTCCAATCACCTGCGGAATCCACATAGAACAAATATAGAAGCTGAAGTTTGTCCGCAATAATATTTCAAATAAAACTTGAGGCACACCTGTATCCTTTTTGCCAATCCCATCTGTGACAACGCCCTAGAAAGGGCCTTCAATCCTTCCTGCGGTGTTTTGACGCCTGACCCCATAATGACAGCCTACGAGCAATACCAATCAACCAAATGTGTCACTTAAATGGACACTTGAGCATGCATTATAGACAAGAATaacaaaattcaaatgcaaatTCAAACTTCAGTTCCTAACTTATACTAGCATAAAGATCAACATACTTACATCAATATCACTAGCGGGAAGATATAGCCCCGTCTTGAAGGACCCAAAAACTTCAACCTATAAAGCAACATTCATTGAACTTTTTCGTGCTTCAAATCACACACACCCGCACTTCTGCACCCaaacaagaaaaaggaaagtaCCTTGGACCGAggaaatatatatttgataagGTCCGAGACCCGTTTTACTGCTGCACTGCGTGCCTCTTGTTCTTCTGGAGTTGGAGACAGAAAATCACAGAAATCCACAATCTCTGCAATACCCAAAACAGATACACCAATCTGAAGTTACATATACACACCAGATTACAATTACACAATTTTCTCCTTAGAAATACATTGAATTTCTATACAAGTAaaagaaccaaacaaaaaaatatgagCTTTCTTCTCCGTGTACAAGTAAATATAAGTATGTATGTATCCATGCAGTTAAAATTGCAGAAAGTACCTTTATGAAGCTGAACCATAGGGCTCCTGAATTTACAATGGCCGCGAAACCACCCGCTCTCGAGCTTCGGCTCTTGAGGAGCTGGTGTCGTGGGCTCGGATTGGTGAAGCGACGGCCATGGCTCGGCTAGGCGGCCAGAAGACGAGGAGGCACGAATTGGGTCGGGTTCATCGGCGGCGACGTCGAGTGAGAAGAAATCGGGGGCGGTGGTGTCGACCGGAGCGCATTGGGGAGTGGAGAGAGTAATTTCGTTGCGGAAAACGGAGTAGGGTTCGAGGTCCTCGGGCGGCGGCGGAGATTGGTTGGGGGTGGGAAGAGAGAGGGCGGGTAGGGTTTCGTAGAGAAAGCTTTGTGTCGGCGGCTCCTCCATGTTACAGTGGTGGATACGGCGGTACGGGAATTGGGGTTTGCGAATCTTGTGAGTTATGAGGGTTTATACTTTGTAAGCAGCAATTATGTTTCTTCTAACAACACAAAGAAACTTGAACGTTGGTCGAATAATGATTCTGTTACGTACGGGAAGTATGAAAAATTGGCGACAAAGAGTTGATTtagatatgtttttaaaatgattaaaaatattttgataaaaatatttttgaaattaatttttagtaagatatgtttttaaaatgattaaaaatattttgatgaaaatgtttttgaaattaatcttgagtaaaaatataagtaaattcTTAAAAAGCACGTAAATACTTTTGGAacaaaaaaacattttctttaaaagtacttttagtcattttaaaaacacatccaaacgaaTCCAAAATAGCCAACACGATCATTTTTATGGGAATTGGATATGCTCTGGACCTTAGTGTCCAGAGCTTAAGGATCAATTCATCTTGACCGCACAAATTGAATCTAACGTTCCACATTAATTAATTTTCCTGGCCCACCACATAAAATCAACAATTCTGATTTCTTTTACACACCAATCAGTCGTCCAGATGATTTGATTCTTGGCTCCGGACCAGATCCAATTCCATTTTTATGGTGAAGATATTGGAGATTCGTAAatcatgcggtcagtttttgtcaagtactgtttatatttaattttaaataaaaatatttaaaatgatttctgactgcacgatgtacgatgaacaaataTGGTTCACGAATTCCTAGGATGCTTACAAAGAAAATCCGGTGAGGATCTGAATTCACAAAAGAAATACCATTTTATCTTTTACgtctgaatttttttattttttgtttggaaaaCCTCGTcggtacaaaaaaaatttattgttagggtttttatcataaatggttcctgaaattgaccctcatcatcaagatggtccctaaaattgaaaatcaatcaatgtaatccctgaaaataggtgtctaAATCAATGTGGTACTTTCGTTacaattatattaaaaattagaTTTACGGGTTTTTATCAccaatggtccctgaaattgattcACACCATCAAGacggtccctgaaattgacccaagCCATCAAGATgatccctaaaattgaaaatcgatgaatgtagtccttgaaaataggtgtcgcataTCAATATGATCATTTTGCCACAATTATGTAAAAAACAttattatgtgctgatgtgggtttcataattaatttaaaaagttaTCTAACTACTTTTTTGCagaatgaaattttttcttATAGTAGGATCTAGTCCAAAGAGATATCCcttccataaattctcaaaggTCCAAGGCTTAACCAAAGCCTAAGAGAGAGtttggaaatagttttcaaccaatAATAGACGCATCTCggttataacctcattatctcaagACAGACCTCGTCGTTATTTAAGTCACCAGACCACTAGGAAAGCACTgaacaagctctccaagattaaggttgtgaggatgttgatcAGCTAAATGTTAACGGTGATGTCCTAGAAGTTGTTGCCAATTAGACAAGCCGTCACCAAAGGTGATTTCGATTCAAGTTCAATTCGGTGAAGGGTGTCAAAGTGTGTAAAGATCAATgtattgagaattttttttagagaataaaCAACGAATGAGGTAGAGGAATGTGGACTAGGATCAGAGGTGATTGTAGGACTAGGCTTTGGGGTTCACAactttttattaactattaaattattaaacctatttgtaatttgttttaatttaattatatttgtgtgatccatttatgtgtcacatcagtATATAACATAATTTTTGACAGAATTGTGATGGAAAAACTACATTGATTTGGGACACCTACTTAAGGGGCTACATTGATCGAACTTCAATTTCAGTGACCATTTTGATGCCAcatgtcaatttcagggactattTTGATGTCGTAGGTCAATTTTAATGAtcatttgtgagaaaaaaatGACTTATGGGACCCATTTATGTGCTACATCCGCatttaacaaattttttaacagaattgtgatGAAATGACCACATTGTTTTGAGACACCTATTTTTATGGACTACATTAactgattttcaatttcaatgaccataTTGATGATAAGGGTCAATTTCAAAGATCATTTGTGAAAGAACCCTATATTGATATACATATGGATTTTTTTGTCTATTAgactaaaattttcttttgtctaGTTCTCTTTGCTTCATACCCTTTTAAAATATACTTGAGTTCATCCCTTTACTTCTCGAGAAATAGGGTAACAAGTAAAATACACAGAAGATAAACGAGATGGCTCATCAGCCACTCGATATGGGCGGCTTCAGTTGTTGTcgacaaggaagaaaatatcggtgatatcggaaatatcggtagtccgaaaacacggaaatatcgatggaaatatcggtaaaatatcgatatcgataaaaattacatggaaaccacggaaattgtaagaaaaacttggaaatttttattgaaactttgtaggatgtttatttagtcaattatctattagtttatcacaaaaaattggaaggaaatgcattgcatgatggatttaacattatcaagttgattatatagcgatctgacaaacattatgagtgtagaaaatatgtagtaattaatgaaagaagtctaaacacaccataatcatttatatataatgaattagtacaatattttacactttagtaccacatagagttcttatgaggttcaaatttgtcactatcttcatcatctctatgtgtagaatgagtgtattgtgaagagtagttatcaaatgataaatccccaaaatagttttgcatgtaattgttaatatgccacccatatggatccgagattggttgaggttgtccataagaaaaatcatttgaagattgaggctgggattgtttccatgagtcgctcgattccatcccaacaggaatgggatatgaagggtagggaaatggttggttatgagtataaccatagttactacttcccaatccaacagagtctgaagttctagataacgagtcatcttcttgacttgacaaaatccctttgcctctttctctgcgagtatagtccttccctatggcaccaattcctggtcctgcccgcctactgccatggtcatcatcctgtgttgcatgcgtgaagtttgcctcaccagtgaaggggctcatatatccgggagatggtggtccataatagtttccatatccaccaccactacctccagctccactatgtccttcatcattcccacctccggtggtaggtgagtctcctgatcttgtactagagctatcattagtatcagcacgatgttgtggttgtgtaggattggaaaaaggtggaattccagtgttgcttggtcttgggtgcaaaagttcttcgaaagagtcagcgctgctagatcccacctcctcctctaatactctttctacatttatcccttcattacgtgcttcttcagcaactctgggagctgggttgccttcatcatcatctaaatgaagaggtctaatccattgaaaaagttggttaccctccgtatcatcatcttcaccaacaatatcaaacacatctagtgggtcaccacggtcgacatgatcgatttctgcttccttatctcgaatttgaagcttcatgttgtagtagcaataaactaatttttccaagctactatgagccaacttatttctttgctttgtgtgtatgagtgcaaatgtgctccaatttctttcacaagcagatgaggaagctgtttgtgataatacttttattgctaactttctcacagttggtgcatcggtcccatacatgatccaccattcagctccaatgaaaaataatgttgataagcctaataactccaacaaattctattataaacttatagtgaaatatgtttatactcactaggagacatatttgttcgagcagcaactgatgttggttctccaaatgttcttcttgcatctttaaaccatgttagctgaatacaatatattgtgttagtttaatccaacaaagtaattattataatttaagtaattgtgtacctcatttccaaattggccaactgctggtgatgcagggtctaatttagagtatacattatgtacagcacgtataaggttaccatcatctccaacaccgggtctgtattggtatcggggattcaaataatatgctgttcaaagaaacacatactctaataagataaataatacttatgcaactaaagaaatgaattgcaaattatgacataatttatacatgctgcatgcaaatcgtggtataatgttttataccatcggtcttcaattatttttacgacccaccttgcaccatgttttctttccaattcatccttcactacacgcatcaactcatatactgcccccatagtaggatacacttctgtgtcaacgatccgtaaaactttgtaaagaggttcaaacacttgacacacatgttctatttgactccaaaaagcatgatcaagcactatactttccaccatacgacctgtatttgagcggctgaaattgtggttggcccaatcgtcactagtgaatagttgcttcaaccttgctttcttcttgagtaggctgtttaatgcaatatagttggtggcgaatcgagtggtagctggacgaataatttatcctctgcaaaattcacgcatctttgccaacaaccaaccgtgattgtaaatataatttgtgatcgttctagctcttttgaccacagtagcaacattctctatcttccccattgcctcaaacataagatcaatacaatgtgctgcacatgatgtccaaaacacattatgatgcttcattaacttttttccagctttgacaaatgcagaaccgttgtcagtcacgacttggacaacattatgctctcccacctccatgattacatccctcaataatttgtaaatatacttgtaattctttatatggtctgaagcatcaacagacttcaaaaaaattgtctttcccttggagtataccatgaagttgatgatagataatctggtcgggccggtccatccgtcacacatgattgtgcaaccattagtttcccactttgacctcaacttgttaacatactcgccaatgtctttatactccatatccaaatatttgtttcttatctcatagggagtgggaggttgtactccaacaccggcttGTTGACATCCCacaaccatatttttgaaatgatgtgatgatgccttcgcagcagggacattttcatagataaagaacttgctaattagacgccccattccctccttcacattacctcccttgaaataactccaaacactcttttgacgtgcgttggatgacttatataaacttggggctattggtggtgttggttgtgattctctaagactgcctccccgtctcatttgtgcaccaccacttgtcccggaaccttgtcccctattaggaattttatgaaggtgttctctttcccatgctgactgtttggaggcacgtaatgcttgtttcaaactgcgtcgttcttcaggtcccatgtcatcatcacattcgtcctcatcgtcatcatcatcactgtcaaccgcttggccatagacttctccccgtagcccagctcgaatattttccattccttgtgtcatcttttccttctgctgttttttattttttaataatgtgctgatgaacgccttcacttctggggggacattatcgcatcgttggacattttttgctggatctaatccactaagatggtacttaagtcgtgtcactccaccactcttcattacccgaccacaatatttgcaaattgtgccatgtttgtttccgtctattgggtcgccatgttcccaagctggatcacgtttactaGCTCCActagacatcttaaacgtacctacatttatttttcatgaaaattagacaaaagaattaaataataaagttttttaagagaacctaaataataaagttattctacagaagaatacaatatgaagtaaagaaaatgattgtaaaaatttaagtaattaaaaaaataatatggaataataaaacctaatattaatgaataataatccaatttgataaaaaaataatcctaatataaatgatgaataatattcctttttgataataatcctaatataaataatcctactataaatgatgataattatgtttcatgaaaataatcctaatataaaacatagtgatgaataatattcctttttgataataatccaatttaataataatccactttaataataatccaatttaatgaataatccaatttgataataaaaaaaacctaatattaatgaataatccaatttgataataaaaaaaacctaatattaatgaataaaaatgaataattcgtttttttttttttcctaagttttggatcTTTTGgttcaacccaacccaacccaagtgTGGTTATGTTTGAGATTTGGGCCTAAGGTCAAGTTTGGAGACTACATTGagtgggctttaatgaatagtccaatttgataataagccaatttaatgaataatccaatttaatgaataataatccaattttataataatctaatttaatgaataataatccaatttgataataaaaaaacctaatattaatgaataataatcctatttgataataaaacctaatattaataaaataataaataacattaaacatattaaaattatcctagggaataattatacaacattacttaattacttacaaaaattaacaagtaattgttaacattacttaactacttacaaaaattaacatgcaagtattaattacttaaaaaaattaacatacgagtccacacaaatttatttgttgttgtataaattacaataatataaatataagtttgtaaacttaccttaaatatggaaccctttgtgttcaagctttgaaatggatctggaatggctttgaaaatggtaagggaaataaaataataaataacattaaacatattaaaattatcctagggaataattatacaacattacttaattacttaaaaaaaattaacatgtaattgttaacaatacttaattacttacaaaactaacatgcaagtattaacattacttaattacttaaaaaaattaacatgcaattgtataaattaacatacgagttcacacaaattttttaacattacttaattacttaaaaaaattaacatgcaattgtataaactaacatgcaagtattaacattacttaattacttaattaccctgcaaaattaacatacgagttcacacaaatttttttgttgttgtataaattataagaatataaatataagtttgtaaacttactttaaatatggaaccctttgtgtttaagctctggatctggaatgactttgaaaggggtaagggaaataaaataatcgaaaaggctcctctgatactccacctcttgaAATTTTTTCACAATGACAACTTTGAAAGAATAACACAATacctctgatactccaccttttaaaacaatattggcacacggttttgaatgaaaccaccGTCCATGGTTTGAAAAGACTACAAATTATAATGGTAAAAGCTGCATGAAATTGTCCAAATAATTGTAAAACTTGTCGAGAATATGGAGTGAGTCATGTGTCCTCCTGACAGGAcaaacccacacacacacacacaaatgacCACCATTCATGGTCtgaaaagaatacaaattataattgtaaaagCTGCATGAAATTGTCCAAATAATTGTAAAACTTGT
This window of the Malus domestica chromosome 03, GDT2T_hap1 genome carries:
- the LOC103430568 gene encoding uncharacterized protein, translated to MEEPPTQSFLYETLPALSLPTPNQSPPPPEDLEPYSVFRNEITLSTPQCAPVDTTAPDFFSLDVAADEPDPIRASSSSGRLAEPWPSLHQSEPTTPAPQEPKLESGWFRGHCKFRSPMVQLHKEIVDFCDFLSPTPEEQEARSAAVKRVSDLIKYIFPRSKVEVFGSFKTGLYLPASDIDAVIMGSGVKTPQEGLKALSRALSQMGLAKRIQVIGKARVPIIKFVEKTSGIAFDISFDIEGGPKAAEFIQDAVSKWPPLRPLCLILKVFLQQRELNEVYSGGLGSYALLTMIMAMLHSLRECRPPEQNLGVLLVNFFDFYGRKLNTSDVGVSCNGAGTFFKKSVKGFLSNGRPFLLAIEDPQAPENDVGKNSFNYFQIRSAFSMAYTTLTNPKVIMGLGPNRSILGTIIRPDSALVERKGGPGMVTFNSLLPGAGEPVQLEHDPQELLGNWQFNDEDDPLPRGHDSAAGDSGQSSGKKRKASFKEKSGKKGKEYWEVGKKIRYEENGSRRERSRHEENGSRKDKGKKKMRRRRHSQDGANSFGPYGGAWTR
- the LOC139194115 gene encoding uncharacterized protein; translation: MSPTEWWIMYGTDAPTVRKLAIKVLSQTASSSACERNWSTFALIHTKQRNKLAHSSLEKLVYCYYNMKLQIRDKEAEIDHVDRGDPLDVFDIVGEDDDTEGNQLFQWIRPLHLDDDEGNPAPRVAEEARNEGINVERVLEEEVGSSSADSFEELLHPRPSNTGIPPFSNPTQPQHRADTNDSSSTRSGDSPTTGGGNDEGHSGAGGSGGGYGNYYGPPSPGYMSPFTGEANFTHATQDDDHGSRRAGPGIGAIGKDYTRRERGKGILSSQEDDSLSRTSDSVGLGSSNYGYTHNQPFPYPSYPIPVGMESSDSWKQSQPQSSNDFSYGQPQPISDPYGWHINNYMQNYFGDLSFDNYSSQYTHSTHRDDEDSDKFEPHKNSMWY